One region of Miscanthus floridulus cultivar M001 chromosome 19, ASM1932011v1, whole genome shotgun sequence genomic DNA includes:
- the LOC136525863 gene encoding uncharacterized protein: MKKFFEFAPEAIEYLEEHHNRIGYRCAFLENSKCGYLTNNVSESFNVQIKKFKGLLLHELVDRIRELIMEKRYTRKMLARQWTDGILPNVMKELNLISNNLKVVKVSVSDVDIAEVTILDEWNNQKRQTVDLQNHKCSCREWQLIGKPYKHALAWILSNRGVKIEDFVHEYYSVARFKATYEDRIEPILDRSQWPIVELGFKVYPPLLGRGAGRPKAEIGEDGERAPPRNKANKRKEAPIDVAGPSQGKKQKVQKKKKKGTPKKKKTPIKKKLKKATADPPTTVVSSLRRLVYED, from the exons ATGAAGAAATTTTTTGAGTTTGCACCTGAAGCCATTGAGTACCTTGAGGAGCACCACAACAGGATCGGGTACAGGTGTGCATTTTTAGAAAACAGCAAGTGTGGCTACTTGACAAATAATGTTTCAGAGAGCTTCAATGTACAAATAAAGAAGTTCAAAGGTCTGCTACTACATGAATTAGTTGACAGAATCAGAGAGCTGATCATGGAGAAGAGATACACTAGGAAGATGCTTGCTAGGCAGTGGACAGATGGAATACTCccaaatgtgatgaaggagctcaactTGATCAGCAATAACCTCAAAGTGGTCAAGGTATCAGTTAGTGATGTTGATATTGCAGAAGTGACCATCTTGGATGAGTGGAACAATCAGAAAAGACAAACAGTTGACTTGCAGAACCATAAATGCTCCTGTAGGGAGTGGCAGTTGATAGGGAAGCCCTACAAACATGCTTTGGCATGGATCCTGTCCAACAGAGGGGTGAAAATTGAAGATTTTGTCCATGAGTATTACTCAGTGGCTAGGTTCAAGGCAACCTATGAGGACAGAATTGAACCTATCCTAGATAGGTCACAATGGCCTATTGTGGAACTTGGATTCAAAGTGTATCCGCCGTTGCTAGGCAGAGGAGCAGGAAGACCAAAG GCAGAGATTGGAGAAGATGGTGAGAGAGCTCCACCAAGGAACAAGGCTAACAAAAG GAAAGAAGCTCCAATAGATGTAGCTGGTCCCTCCCAAGGCAAGAAACAGAAAgttcaaaagaaaaagaagaagggcacaccaaagaagaagaagacacccaTCAAGAAGAAGCTCAAGAAGGCAACAGCCGACCCACCTACTACTGTTGTTAGTAGCCTTAGGAGGCTAGTCTATGAAGACTAG
- the LOC136525864 gene encoding uncharacterized protein, protein MEAKIEESSLWPYWTGAWPDSHLLEEEALLSGLSLPSLHFHPSCSTITSNNILQGELDAIFEDDVLRHWDDMEQSGNKVEEEGNERLPLLCYTEEKEVSSNTKVVVRAAGQQVRSSEEPVLTFELVSQYFASVLQEAGKAVDEEQLRAVVEMLQQEKQLLEQRPYVQLDEKTKRLRQACFKANYKKRRLLALKGGEAPRIHKY, encoded by the exons ATGGAGGCCAAGATTGAAGAGAG CAGCTTGTGGCCTTACTGGACAGGTGCTTGGCCTGATAGCCACCTGCTTGAAGAGGAAGCGCTCCTCTCCGGCCTCTCCTTACCAAGCTTGCACTTCCACCCATCGTGCTCGACCATTACATCCAACAACATTCTGCAAG GTGAGCTCGACGCCATCTTTGAGGATGATGTGCTGAGGCATTGGGATGACATGGAGCAGTCTGGCAACAAGGTAGAGGAGGAAGGCAACGAGAGGCTGCCGCTGCTTTGCTACACCGAGGAGAAGGAAGTGTCCTCGAACACCAAGGTCGTCGTCAGAGCAGCAGGCCAGCAAGTGAGATCGTCAGAGGAGCCGGTCCTGACGTTCGAGCTCGTGTCGCAGTACTTTGCGTCT GTCCTGCAGGAGGCGGGCAAGGCGGTCGACGAGGAGCAGCTGAGGGCGGTGGTGGAGATGCTGCAGCAGGAGAAGCAGCTCCTGGAGCAGAGGCCGTATGTGCAGCTGGATGAGAAGACCAAGAGGCTCAGGCAGGCCTGCTTCAAGGCCAACTACAAGAAGAGACGGCTCTTGGCTCTCAAAGGAGGGGAGGCACCAAGAATCCACAAGTACTGA
- the LOC136527495 gene encoding ATP-dependent zinc metalloprotease FTSH 6, chloroplastic-like yields MSPTTMSLTTTSRLPICRAQDVSKSKQAPPQKRAPPAAKVAPPSSSSSDTAGFSRRRLLQSAGLGFGLGLAVRDPARARAEPALAPEEVTSNRMSYSRFLDYLNAGAVRKVDFFENGTVAVVELDDPALAASRVHRVRVQLPGLPAELVRKLRDRGVDFAAHPVEPNLGLMFLDLLLNFGFPLLFIASLIWRSVTMNNPGAGGGGPSLPFGLGKSKAKFQMEPNTGITFDDVAGVDEAKQDFQEIVQFLRSPEKFTAVGARIPKGVLLVGPPGTGKTLLAKAIAGEAGVPFFSLSGSEFIEMFVGVGASRVRDLFNKAKANAPCLVFIDEIDAVGRQRGTGIGGGNDEREQTLNQLLTEMDGFSGDSGVIVIAATNRPEILDAALLRPGRFDRQVSVGLPDVRGREEILRVHSSNKKLDPDVSLGVVAMRTPGFSGADLANLMNEAAILAGRRGKDRISVKEIDDSIDRIVAGLEGTTMTDGKSKLLVAYHEIGHAVCATLTPGHDAVQKVTLIPRGQARGLTWFLPGEDPTLVSKQQIFARIVGGLGGRAAEEVIFGEREVTTGAAGDLQQVTQVARQMVTTFGMSEIGPWALMEPAAQSGDVVLRMLARNSMSEKLAADIDSAVKHIVDQAYEVAKEHVRRNRAAIDQLVDVLMEKETLTGDEFRAILSEHVDIGKEQRETAARTELVTD; encoded by the exons ATGTCGCCGACGACCATGTCCCTGACCACGACGAGCCGCCTGCCCATCTGCCGGGCGCAGGACGTGTCCAAGTCCAAGCAGGCGCCTCCACAGAAGCGTGCGCCTCCAGCTGCCAAGGTCGCGCCTCCTTCGTCGTCGTCATCGGACACCGCCGGTTTCAGCAGGAGGAGGCTGCTGCAGTCCGCGGGGCTGGGTTTCGGGCTCGGTCTCGCCGTGAGAGACCCAGCGCGGGCGCGTGCCGAGCCGGCGCTGGCGCCGGAGGAGGTGACGTCGAACCGGATGTCCTACTCGCGGTTCCTGGATTACCTCAACGCCGGCGCGGTGCGGAAGGTGGACTTCTTCGAGAACGGCACGGTGGCCGTCGTCGAGCTGGACGACCCGGCGCTGGCCGCGTCGAGGGTGCACCGGGTGCGGGTGCAGCTCCCGGGCCTCCCCGCCGAGCTGGTGCGCAAGCTGCGGGACAGGGGCGTCGACTTCGCGGCGCACCCCGTGGAGCCCAACCTCGGGCTCATGTTCCTCGACCTCCTCCTCAATTTCGGCTTCCCGCTCCTCTTCATAGCCTCGCTGATCTGGAGGTCGGTCACCATGAACAaccccggcgccggcggcggggggCCCAGCCTCCCGTTCGGGCTCGGCAAGTCCAAGGCCAAGTTCCAGATGGAGCCCAACACCGGGATCACGTTCGACGACGTCGCCGGCGTGGACGAGGCCAAGCAGGACTTCCAGGAGATCGTGCAGTTCCTCAGGTCGCCGGAGAAGTTCACGGCGGTGGGGGCCAGGATCCCCAAGGGCGTGCTGCTGGTGGGCCCGCCGGGCACGGGGAAGACGCTGCTGGCCAAGGCCATCGCGGGGGAGGCCGGGGTGCCTTTCTTCTCGCTGTCCGGCTCCGAGTTCATCGAGATGTTCGTCGGCGTGGGCGCGTCGCGGGTGCGGGACCTCTTCAACAAGGCCAAGGCCAACGCGCCGTGCCTCGTCTTCATCGACGAGATCGACGCCGTGGGCCGCCAGCGCGGCACGGGCATCGGCGGGGGCAACGACGAGCGGGAGCAGACGCTGAACCAGCTGCTGACGGAGATGGACGGCTTCAGCGGAGACAGCGGCGTCATCGTCATCGCGGCCACGAACCGGCCGGAGATCCTCGACGCCGCGCTGCTCCGCCCGGGCCGCTTTGACCGGCAGGTCAGCGTCGGGCTCCCCGACGTCCGCGGGCGGGAGGAGATCCTCAGGGTGCACAGCTCCAACAAGAAGCTGGACCCCGACGTGTCGCTCGGCGTCGTGGCCATGCGCACGCCCGGGTTCAGCGGCGCCGACCTTGCCAACCTTATGAATGAGGCTGCCATCCTTGCCGGCCGCCGCGGCAAGGACCGCATCAGTGTCAAGGAGATCGATGACTCCATCGACCGCATCGTCGCCGGCCTCGAGGGCACCACCATGACCGACGGCAAGAGCAAGCTGCTTGTCGCCTACCACGAGATCGGCCACGCCGTCTGCGC GACGCTGACGCCGGGGCACGACGCGGTGCAGAAGGTGACGCTGATCCCACGGGGGCAGGCGCGAGGGCTGACGTGGTTCCTGCCGGGCGAGGACCCGACTCTGGTGTCCAAGCAGCAGATCTTCGCGCGCATCGTGggcgggctcggcgggcgcgccGCCGAGGAGGTGATCTTCGGGGAGCGCGAGGTGACGACGGGCGCGGCGGGCGACCTGCAGCAGGTGACGCAGGTGGCGCGGCAGATGGTGACCACGTTCGGGATGTCGGAGATCGGGCCGTGGGCGCTCATGGAGCCGGCCGCGCAGAGCGGCGACGTCGTGCTGCGGATGCTGGCCCGGAACTCCATGTCCGAGAAGCTCGCCGCGGACATCGACAGCGCCGTGAAGCACATCGTCGACCAGGCGTACGAGGTCGCCAAGGAGCATGTCAGGAGGAACCGCGCGGCCATCGACCAGCTGGTGGACGTGCTCATGGAGAAGGAGACGCTCACCGGCGACGAGTTCAGGGCGATATTGTCGGAGCACGTCGACATTGGCAAGGAGCAGAGGGAAACAGCGGCCCGGACAGAGCTGGTCACCGATTGA